The Nothobranchius furzeri strain GRZ-AD chromosome 6, NfurGRZ-RIMD1, whole genome shotgun sequence genome includes a region encoding these proteins:
- the adra2c gene encoding alpha-2C adrenergic receptor produces MDYSNFSSLEDWSEEKNGSSNSTTQSQYTQLAAWGLAGLVSFLILFTIVGNVLVVIAVLTSKALKPPQNLFLVSLASADILVATLVMPFSLANELMGYWFFGKIWCDIYLALDVLFCTSSIVHLCAISLDRYWSVTQAVEYNLKRTPKRVKGMIVIVWLISAVISFPPLISMDRSSSGMDPQCILNDETWYILYSSIGSFFAPCVIMILVYIRIYQVAKTRTRTLSEKRRDVDSPLENGMDQAEPGKGGSIKSTQAGSMKDKERENGHCQEQAGSSSQTNAPKHQAADHDDDFEDSSSSDEKPKKCLSSSRHHQDDKKDRKSSRKSSSASKFSSRKSRSSSKSMDLFSSRRKRRSTVNRKKVSAAREKRFTFVLAVVMGVFVVCWFPFFFSYSLYGICRNPCKIPETLFKFFFWIGYCNSSLNPAIYTIFNQDFRRAFQKILCKSWKRSF; encoded by the coding sequence ATGGATTATTCTAATTTCTCCAGCCTGGAGGACTGGTCGGAGGAGAAGAACGGCTCCTCCAATTCCACCACCCAGAGCCAGTACACGCAGCTTGCTGCGTGGGGTCTGGCTGGACTTGTCAGCTTCCTGATTTTGTTTACAATAGTGGGAAATGTGTTGGTTGTTATCGCTGTTTTAACCAGCAAAGCCCTCAAACCGCCTCAGAACCTCTTCCTGGTCTCCTTGGCCAGTGCAGACATACTGGTGGCCACTCTGGTGATGCCCTTTTCTCTGGCAAATGAACTCATGGGCTACTGGTTTTTCGGTAAAATCTGGTGCGACATCTATCTGGCTCTGGATGTTTTGTTTTGCACCTCTTCCATCGTTCACCTGTGTGCCATCAGCCTGGACAGGTACTGGTCGGTGACGCAGGCGGTAGAGTACAACTTAAAGAGAACGCCCAAAAGAGTGAAGGGCATGATCGTGATCGTCTGGTTGATCTCAGCCGTCATCTCCTTCCCTCCTCTGATCTCCATGGACAGAAGCAGCAGCGGGATGGATCCCCAGTGCATCCTGAACGATGAGACCTGGTATATTCTCTACTCCAGCATCGGGTCCTTCTTCGCTCCCTGTGTTATAATGATCCTGGTCTACATTCGGATATACCAGGTGGCAAAAACCAGGACCAGGACGCTGTCAGAGAAGCGGAGGGATGTGGATTCGCCTCTGGAGAATGGGATGGACCAAGCAGAACCAGGCAAAGGCGGGTCCATAAAGTCCACGCAGGCTGGGAGCATGAAGGACAAGGAGCGTGAGAACGGGCACTGCCAGGAGCAGGCTGGAAGTTCCTCCCAAACAAACGCGCCAAAACATCAAGCCGCTGACCACGATGACGACTTTGAGGACAGCAGCTCATCAGATGAGAAACCTAAAAAGTGTTTAAGTTCCTCCAGGCATCACCAGGATGACAAGAAAGACAGGAAGTCCAGCCGGAAAAGCAGCTCCGCCTCCAAATTCTCCAGCAGGAAGTCTCGCTCCAGCTCTAAATCCATGGACCTGTTTTCATCCCGCCGCAAGCGCAGAAGCACGGTCAACCGGAAGAAGGTGTCTGCTGCTCGAGAGAAGCGCTTCacgttcgtcctggccgtggtgaTGGGCGTGTTTGTCGTGTGCTGGTTcccgttcttcttctcctacagCCTTTACGGAATCTGCCGCAACCCGTGCAAGATCCCCGAGACGCTGTTCAAGTTTTTCTTCTGGATCGGCTACTGCAACAGCTCGCTCAACCCGGCCATCTACACCATCTTCAACCAGGACTTCCGCAGAGCCTTCCAGAAGATCCTCTGTAAGTCGTGGAAGCGCTCTTTCTGA